In Neptuniibacter halophilus, the genomic stretch CGTGGTTTAGCACCGACCAGCAGTGCGTAGTGACAGTTTTTAAAACCATCTTCGACGTTGTCGTGCAGGGTAATGGTATGCAGCAGAGGATAAGCGCAATCCATCAGCTCCATCGCCACGCCGCGCAGCGAATCCATCGCATGGGGCAGTTCAATCAGCTGCAGAATCACGGGCTGGTCTTTACCCATCATTTCGCCAGCGGCAATTTTAAACAGCAGACTATAACTGATGGCACCTGCGGCACCGGTTACGGCTATACGAACAGGACGTCTCATCGCTTAAAACCTCTTTGTCTATCTTCTTATTGAGAGAGTGTCTGAATGATACCAAAGTATAAACAGACCCAGAGGTAGTGTAATTAGTTCTCTGGTACAGAACTATTACAATTAACGACACTTAAGCACTATTTAGAGACCCCGCATCCCTTCGGAGCGCAAAAACACCGAATCAGACTGATTCAGGGCCGCTTCAATCCGCTGCATCAACAGAGCCTTGTCGCGCCCCAGCACGCCTTTGAGGACAAGGTAGTTAGACGCATGATCACTGCGGAAAATCGTTTTCTCAAGCTCCAGGCTGCCGATCAGAACCTGCATCTCTTCGATTAACTGGCGCTGGTCGCACGCAATAAAGTCGCCGCCAAACTCTTTGCGGAAATGTGCCTCACCCTGACGAAAAAACAGCACCAGGGTAGCCAGATAATCTGGCTGAGCTTCATTAACCAGGCTGGCAGAATCCAGCGCATGCTGCTCGCTGTACGCCGCTCCTCCCATGCCGTTAATAATCATCACCGACGAACGCATCCCCGACTGGCGGATCTTCAGTAACGCCTCCAAAGTGGAATCATAGGTCTCACCTTTAGCGATCTTCTCCAGCACAAGGTTGTTGCCGCTTTCAGCACCGACATACATCAGCTCCAGACCCAGTTCACGCAGTTCACTGAGCTCTTCAACTGATTTATTCAGCAGATTCCGTGGCAGACAATAAGAGGAAACCCGGCGCACTGAGGGCAGATGCTGACGAATCGATAGCAGAATCTCTTTCAGCCGCTTAAAGGAGAGCGCCATGGCGTCACCGTCTGCCAGAAAGACTTTGCGCACCGGCCCCAGTGCGGCGGCACAGCGCTTGATCTCGGCCTCGATCTCAGCCTGCGGTTTAGGCCGAAATTTTTTCTGCGGTAATGTATACATTTCGCAGAAGGTACAGTTATTCCAGCTACAACCGTTTGTAACCTGCAAAATCAGAGAACCGGCCTCACTGGGGGGCCGGAAAACCGGCTCGATGTAATCAATTGGCGGGTAGACCGGCATCATGGCGCTACGGCCTTAGAGAACAGGGTGTAGAAATTCTGACTGGTCTGCTCAGCCAACTGCTCCAGACTCACACCTTTCAGATCAGCAATACACTGCGCCACTTCGACTACATATTTCGGCTCATTTTTCTTGCCCCTGTGCGGCACGGGTGCGAGGTAAGGCGCGTCAGTTTCGATAAGAATACGTTCCAGCGGTACCTGACGAACCACATCACGCAGCTCTTCTGCATTGCGGAAGGTAGTAATACCGGAAAATGAGATGTAGTAGTTCATATCCAGCGCCGCTTTAGCCATCTCCCAGCTTTCAGTAAAGCAGTGCAGGACACCCCCGGATTCTGGATTACCGTGCGCCTTAATCAGCGCCAGCGTATCTTCCCGGGCATCGCGGGTATGCACAATCACCGGTAGCTTCAGCTCAGCCGCAGCCTCCAGATGGGTCTGAAAGCTCTGCTGCTGCAATGCGAACTGCTCAGGGCAATCCTGATAGAAGTAATCAAGCCCGGTCTCACCAATCGCAACCACCTGCGGCTGACTGGCCAGCGCAAGCAACTGCTCTTTTGTGGCGAGGCCTTCATCAATATTCAGCGGGTGAACACCCAGCGATGCAAAAATTGCCGGATTATCTTGGATCAGTTCACACATAGGGCCAAACTGACTGAGGGAGATCGATACGCACAGCATCGCATTAACCCGGCGCTCAAAAGCCGCCTGCAGCATGGCATTAAAATCGTGGTTATACGGGGACAGGTCCACCTTGTCGAGGTGACAGTGGGAATCAATGAACATCGTGGTTTGAACTAGCTCGGTCTGGTCTGGCCCGAGAGGCCTGATTACAGGGCGTTGGTTTTCCGCCCTGAACTTAAGGCGCCTGCCAGATAGGTTTCAATTTTGCTGATCAGCGTGGAGTCATCAGGAGATAACTGAATCCCGATACCCGGTGTACGGCCGCCCTGAGCGCCTTTAGGCGTCACCCAGATCACCTTACCGGTCACCGGGATCTTATCGCCCTCTTCCATAAGCTCCAGCAGCATAAACACCTCTTCACCCAGGTGATAGGAACGCAGCGTCGGAATGAACAGTCCACCGTTGGTTATATACGGCAGATAGGCCTGGTACAGCTCTTCTTTCGTTTTGATCGTTAACGACAGGATGCCGTGACTTAAACGGGGTACCGCTACCATACTGTTCAGATCTCCTTATTTGAGCAACGCAGCCCATTCCAGAAGTATACACTCAAGCAGCAACTGCTTATTCGGGTTCTGTCTTTGCAGTATAGCTCTGCGTTCTTCATGAACCTTGTCTGCTAACCTGAAGATTCTAACCGGGTCAGTTTTTTTCGCAACTGCCGTAAGCATATTCCGCGCATCATCCTGACGGATACTTTCGGCATCCTGACACAATGCTCCTCTGGCCACATCGGTCAGCAAGCTGTAAAACCAGCCCAGCAACAACTCCAGATCATGTTTCTGCCAGCTTTGCGCCACCTCTAGCGGTGAACGCCGCTGTTTCAGGATATCCGCCAGCCCGCGAATCAACTGCGCACGCTCTTCAGCCAGATCTTTTTCTATGTACGCGAGGGCCTCTTTTGGCGCCCCACGATTGATATGCAGCACAGACCGGGCCCGCTCAGCATCAAGCTCTGTAGCTGCCTGCAACCAGTTAATCGCTTCATCTTCTGCTGGTGGATGGCATTCAATCTGCTGGCAACGGCTTTTGATGGTCGGCAGTACCTGACCCAGCTTTGAGGTCACCAGTATGATCAGCGTATCCCTGCCCGGCTCCTCAAGCATTTTAAGAAGCGCGTTGGCTGAAGCCACATTCATAGCATCCGCCGGATTGATCACTACCGCACGATAGCCGCCCTGTTGCGGCGTACTGTAGATAAACTCGGTGAGCGCCCGGATCTGATCCACCTTAAGCTGCTTACCCTCCTCTTCCGGCATCAGCAGATAAAGGTCGGGATGGCTACCGGCGGCGTTCAGCTCGCAGGACTTACAGCGACCACAGGACTGATTTTCCAGCGGCGACTGACAGAGCAGGTACTGCGAAAAGGCAGTAGCAAAGTCCGCTTTACCAATGCCGGCCGCGCCATGCAGCAGCAACGCATGAGGCAAGCGACGATTGCGGTGGAGGCCGGCCAGATGGCTAAAGCGCTCATAAAACCAGGGATACGCAGATACAAGCTCACTCATACAGGTTGTTCCAGAAACCGGGTTACGCTCTCAGCGATTTGCTGCTGAACCAGATCCAGAGTTTGCGATGCATCGATAATCGCAAATCGTTGAGGATCGTTAGCTGCCCGCTGAAGATAGGCGGTGCGAACGCGCTCGAAGAAGGCTTTCTTTTCCTGCTCAAAACGATCCGGCGCGCTCCGGGCGCTGGCACGACGAAGCCCGACCTCCACATCCAGATCCAGCAGCAGAGTAAGCTCAGGTGCCAGTTCTTTCTGTACCAGCTTTTCCAGAATCTCTATCTCGTGGAGATCAACACCGCGCCCACCGCCCTGATACGCAAAGGTCGCATCCGTGAAGCGATCACTGATCACCCAGGCACCCCGTTCCAGCGCCGGACGAATCACATGGGCGATATGCTGCGCGCGCGCAGCAAACATCAGCAATAATTCAGCATCCTGACTGATCTGCTCTTCGCGCGGGGTCAGCAGCAGTTCACGCAGCTCCTCGGCAAAGGGCGTGCCGCCCGGCTCGCGGGTCAGAACCACCTCAATCCCGCGCTCACGCAGCAGGTTGCAGAGAAATTCAATATTGGTGCTTTTACCCACCCCTTCGGTGCCTTCTACGGTCAGAAAGCGCCCTTTCTTCTGTTCGCTCATAAAACTCATTATTACTGACTACGGGGATGAACGGTAATCTTTTCGACGACTTAACTGATAGCGCCGAACCGCTGCATTATGTTCTTTCAGAGTGGCAGAAAAATAGTGACTTCCATCGCCTTTGGCAACAAAGAACAGCGCTTTGCCATCTGCCGGATGCAGCGCCGCTTCGATGGCCTCCCGACCTACCATAGCAATCGGCGTTGGCGGCAGCGCCGGGATCACGTAGGTGTTGTAGGGGGTTGGTTTGCGCAGGTCGGAACGGCGAATATTTCCTTTGTAGTCATCACCCATCCCATAAATCACGGTCGGATCGGTTTGCAAACGCATTTTTTTATTCAGACGGCGGACAAACACCCCGGCAATCACCGGGCGTTCATCGGCCCGCGCGGTTTCTTTCTCGACAATAGACGCCATAATCAGCGCTTCGTAAGCATTTTTATAGGGTAATTTTTCAGCCCGTTTCTGCCAGGTCTCATCCAGCGCTGTAACAAGATGATTATTCGCCCGCTTCAGCAGAACACTGGCCGGGGTATTTTTTTCATAACTGTAGGTCTCTGCCAGGAACAGCCCTTCCGGGTGCTTATGCTCCAGCCCCAGCTTATCTGAAAGCGCCTCAACAGACAGCGCAGAGATATCATCCTCAATATGCGGCGCTGCAGCCAGGCTCTCCAGCAGCGACTTCAGATTACTGCCCTCAATGATAGTGAAGCTGTAGTTGATCGAACGCCCGGAGGTGACCAGTTGAAGAAAGCTGCGTGGCGTAAGCCCTACTGCAAGCGCGTACTCTCCCGCCTTTATTTGCTCTGCCAGACCAGAATGGCGCCCGTAAAAGCGCATGTAATAACGATTCAGCCCGACGGTAATCGCTTCCAGATCATCAATGACCTGACGATAGTTAGCGCCCTTTCGCACCTCGAAAACATCAGCCCCGGTGATATCCAATGGTTCAGCAAGATAGTTCTGATAATCATGCCAAACCAACGCAGCCGCGGCCCCAGCAAGGAGCACAACCGCCGATAGCGAAATAAGTAACTTCTTTAACAATGTAAATCCTCAGACAATACACTCTGCAACCGACGAACCGTTTCACCGATTTCATAACGCTGCGCTTCAAACTCTGTCACAGGCCAGATACCGATAAGGCTGTTACAGAGAAACAGCTCATCCGCCTGAGTCAGCACTTCAGCAGGATAACGCCCCTGCTCAACCACAACCCCCTGCTTCCCGAACAGCCCCAGCAGATGATCTCTCATGACGCCCTGCACACCACAACAGCTCAGATCGGGAGTATACCAATGGGAGCCCTGTCGCCAGAACAGGTTACTCATGGTTCCCTCAACAAGATTGCCTTCCAGATCGCATACAATGCCTTCTGCCACATCCGGATCATCCCATTCTGACCGGGCCATGACCTGCTCAAGCCGGTTAAGGTGCTTTAACTGAGCCAGTGCCGGATTCAGCCCCAACCGAAACTGACACAAACGCGCCCTGACGCCGCGCTCACGATTGAGCTGCATCCCCTGCCGGGCAGGGGAAAGCGAAAGGATTCTGCTGGGCTGTAGTGGATCGGGAATGGCATAACCCCGCGCACCACTTCCCCGTGTAACAGTAATCTTCAGCGTCTGATCACCCTGAAAATCCAACCGGGCTAAATCTTCCTTAACAAGCGCCAGAGTACCCACAGGAAACCGTAAACGCTGCAGTCCTTTCTCAAGACGCGCGAGATGTGCATTAAGCAGACGGGGCCTGGAATTAACAACAGCGATCGTTTCAAATAACCCATCACCGTAACTCAGCCCACGATCGCTGGCAGCAATCGTCTCCTGGGGCACCCCATTGATCCAGCAACCCATGAGTAACCTCAGATACGCTTAAACAACAAACTGCCGTTGGTACCACCGAAACCAAAGGAGTTTGACAGCGCGGCATCGATACGGCATTCCTGCGGCTGATGAGCGACATAGTTCAGGTCACAGCCCTCAGACGGATTATCCAGATTGATCGTGGGCGGCGCGACCTGATCACGAATCGCCAGAATACTGATAATCGCTTCAACAGCGCCCGCTGCGCCCAGCAGGTGTCCGGTCATGGATTTGGTAGAACTCATGCGCAGCGAGGATGCAGCACTGCCCCAGACCTCTTTAGCAGCATTGGACTCAGCAATATCACCCGCAGGTGTGGAGGTACCATGAGCATTAATGTACTGAATCTGCTCCGGATTGAGTGACGCATCCGCTATCGCATTCTGCATCGCCAGCATCGCGCCCTCGCCACTCTCTGGCGGCGCCGTCATATGATAAGCGTCATCGCTCATCCCAAATCCGGCCAGCTCACAATAGATTGATGCACCGCGGGCAACAGCATGATCATAAGATTCGAGCACCAGAATACCGGCTCCATCACCAAGCACAAAGCCATCCCGATCCTGATCCCAGGGCCGGCTGGCCGTTTCGGGTGAGTCATTACGTGTTGATAGCGCACGGGCAGCAGCAAAACCGGCAATCCCCAGTGGCGTGGTCGCCATCTCAGCACCGCCTGCCAGCATCACATCGGCATCGCCATACTGGATCATCCGCATCGCCTGACCGATATTGTGTGTACCGGTCGTGCAGGCCGTAGTAATGGCAATATTCGGCCCTTTAAGCCCGTGTTTGATCGCCAGATTACCACCAATCATATTGATGATACTGCCGGGGACAAAGAAGGGAGAAACGCGACGAGGGCCACTCGTGCTCAGCACCTCAACATTTTTTTCTATCATCGGCAGACCGCCGATACCAGAACCGATGGCGCAACCGATGCGTGCCGCGTTGGTGTCGGTAATCTCAAGACCGGAATCTTCCAGCGCCTGGCTGGCTGCAGCCATACCGTACTGGATAAACAGATCCATCTTACGGGCTTCTTTAGGGCTCATATACTGAGCCACATCGAACTGCTTAACCGAAGCGGAGAATCGGGTAGTAAAAGGCTCAGCGTCAAACTGCGTAATAGGTGCCGCGCCGCTCTTTCCGGAAAGCAGATTCTGCCAGCTTTCCCCGACCGTATTACCGACCGGGGTCAGCATCCCCATACCGGTAACAACAACACGTCTACGTGTCATTCATTATCTCCATATAAAGATCAGACAAAGACAGAAGTATAACCCGCAGGCAAAAGAAAAGCCGCACTATCGTGAGATAGGCGGCTTGTCAGAAATACTTGCTTGAACGATTACTGGTGAGCGTTGATGTAATCGATAGCCAGCTGAACTGTAGTGATCTTTTCAGCTTCTTCGTCTGGAATTTCAGTTTCGAATTCTTCTTCCAGAGCCATTACCAGCTCAACTGTGTCCAGAGAGTCAGCGCCCAGATCTTCAACAAAAGAAGCTTCCTGAGTAACTTCTTCTTCTTTAACACCCAGCTGCTCTGCGATGATCTTCTTTACGCGCTCTTCAATGTTGCTCATATCTCTTCCTATCTTCTTATTAACCCCGCACACCGTTGGATATGCGGAAAGAAATTTTATTAAAGCCCCCCTGCTTTAGCAAGCAGGGCAGCGATAGTTCGTTCTCTGCCTGACGGCACATTATCAACAATTCGAAGAAAAAAACAATTCCTTCGACCGGGTTTTACCCCATATACATGCCGCCATTGACCTGGATCGACTCCCCGGTCACATATCCGCCGCCCTGACTGGCCAGAAAACCAACAACCGCCGCGATCTCTTCCGGACGCCCCAGACGGTTCATCGGAATCTGTGATTTCAGCGCTTCTTTGTGCTCTTCAGCCAGACCACTGGTCATATCCGTATCAATAAAACCGGGCGCAACACAGTTAACGGTAATGTTACGAGAGCCCACTTCACGCGCCAGAGCACGGGTGAAACCTTCCATACCGGATTTAGCAGCCGCATAGTTTGCCTGACCTGCATTACCCATAGACGCAACCACGGAGCTGACACTGATAATGCGACCCCAACGCGCTTTGGTCATACCGCGCAGGCAGCCCTTAACCAGACGGAAGACAGAGTTGAGGTTGGTATTCAGAACAGAATCCCACTCATCATCCTTCATACGCATGAGGATATTATCACGGGTAATACCGGCGTTATTCACCAGAATTTCGACAGTGCCAAAATCATCCTGAACCGTTTTCAGCACAGCAGCCACGGATTCTGCATCGGCGACATCCAGTACAAGACCTGTGCCTTTAACGCTACTTTCAGCCAGATAAGCACTGATCGCCGCCGCACCGTTCTCACTGGTAGCAGTACCTACCACAACAGCTCCCTGACGGCCCAGCTCTTCTGCGATCGCCTTACCAATACCCCGTGTAGCACCTGTAACCAGCGCCACCTTACCTTCAATACTCATTATTTAATCCTTTGCGCAAAGATTACTGACCCAGCGCCTTCTCCAGGCCCGCTGCATCACTAATTGCCGCCACGCTCAGCGGTTTATGGATTTTTTTATTCAGGCCAGACAGTACTTTGCCCGGTCCACACTCTACCGTAGATTCAACACCCTGATCTACCATACCCTGTACCGACTTAGTCCACAGTACCGGGCTGTAAAGCTGAGCCAACAGATTATCTTTCAGCTCATCAACACTGGCCGGAACGGCTGCAGTGACGTTCTGAACCACAGCAATCTCAGGCAGTTTAATTTCAATTTTAGCCAGCTCGGCGGCCATTTTCTCAGCCGCAGGCTTCATCAGCTCACAATGGGATGGCACACTGACCGGCAGAGGAACAGCACGTTTCGCGCCGGCAGCCTTGCAGCCTTCAATGGCACGTTCAACAGCGGCTTTCTGGCCGGCAATCACAATCTGCCCCGGGCAGTTGTAGTTAACCGGAGAAACCACTTCACCCTGTGCCGCTTCAGCGCATGCCTGCTCGATTGCATCATCAGCAAGCCCCAGAATCGCAGCCATGGCTCCGGTACCGGCAGGTACCGCCTGCTGCATAAATTCGCCACGCAGCTTCACCAGATTAACACCATCAGCAAAGCTGATTGCACCTGCACATACCAGTGCGGTGTATTCACCCAGACTGTGACCGGCAACCAGAGCAGGCATCTGACCACCCTGCTCCTGCCAAAGGCGCCACAGCGCAACACCGGAGGTCAGCAAGGCTGGCTGAGTTTTATCAGTTTGATTCAGATCGGCTTCAGGGCCGTTCTGAACCAGATCCCAGAGATCGTACCCCAGAACCTCGGAAGCTTCTGCAAAAGTGCTTTTAATAACAGGATGGGCGTCTGCAAGTTCCGCAAGCATACCCACCTGCTGAGAACCCTGACCCGGAAAGACAAATGCAAGAGATTGCGACATGATTTCCTCGAATCATCAATTAGAACCGTGCCTGACCATAATCAGGCGAATGGCCCGTAGTTTACAACATTCAGAGGCAATTAAAACTGTAACCGACCGTTTCAGGCCAGCTTATCTTCAATTTCATGACAGATACGGCGGGGGACGTTCTGCTCAATCTCGGCGACCGCCTGATCAAGTGCAAAACCAAAACATTTACGGTTAGCCGAACCGTGACTTTTAATCACAATCCCCTGCAGGCCGAGCAGACTGGCGCCGTTACGCCGGGAAGGATCCATCTGGCGCTTAAGCTCACTGAGTACAGGGCTGGCCAGCAACGCCAGAAAACGACGATACAATCCTTTCTTGAAACTGGCCTGGAATTTACGGCTGATCAACCGCGCCAGACCCTCACTGCTTTTCAGTGCGATATTACCGACAAAGCCATCACAGACCACTACATCAGCCTTACCGGCATAGAGATCATCGCCTTCGACATAGCCGATATAGTTGAGGGTGCCATGCTCCTCAATGAGGCGTGAGGCCAGCTTGACCTGTTCATTACCCTTAATCTGCTCCTGACCGATATTCAGCAAGCCCACTCTGGGCGCCTCAATACCATCAACAGCCTGCGTCATCACCGACCCCATAATGGCAAACTGCAACAGGTGCTCCGCACTGCAGTCTACGTTCGCACCGAGATCCAGCATATGACAGTGACCTGTCAGGGTTGGCACGGACGAAATAATTGCCGGACGGTCAATCCCCGGCAGCGTGCGCAGGATGTATCGCCCCAGCACCATCAGAGCACCGGTATTACCCGCACTGACACAGGCTTCAGCCTTATGCTCAGCCACCAACTGCAATGCTTTGTACATGGAGGATTCCTGTCCGCTGCGCAGTGCCTGTGAAGGTTTTGCAGCCATAGAAATGGTATCCGCCGCATGGACAATCTCTATGCGACAGGCAACGTCGGAATTAAGCTTAGTAAGCTGAGGCGTTATTGCTTCGGTATGGCCAACCAGTTTGGCTGACAGATGGGGATAGCGCTTAAGTGCGCTGAGTGTTGCGGGTACAGTAACGCGGGGACCGAAGTCCCCGCCCATCACATCAACTGCGATGCTGTAATAAGCTGACAAACGCTTATTCGTCATCCTGCTGGGCAATTACCTGCTTGCCACGGTAGAAACCGTCAGCAGATACGTGGTGACGACGGTGAGTTTCACCGGTAGTTGCTTCTACAGACAGAGTCGGGTTGCCCAGAGCGTCGTGGGAACGACGCATGTCGCGACGGGAACGTGACTTCTTGCTTTTCTGAACTGCCATGACTAAATAGCTCCTGGTTCTTTCTATTTGTTGTCGGCTTTTAATTGAGCCAACACACTAAATGGGTTCGGTTTTTCGGTTTCTTCAACCGCCGCCTCTGATTTACCAAAAGAAGTTTTTATTGAGCAGTCATCATGATAAGCATCGAATGGCAGACTCAGGATTACTTCTTCCTCAATCACAGGCAACAGCTCAATCTCTTCAGCCTCAACGATCAAAGGATCGTAGCTACGGGGCAACTGCTTCGCAGCTTCCTCGCTGGCGGCTATACCGAGATTAAATTCTGCCGCTACGGCGACCTCTACTGGTTCCAGACAACGTTGACAGGTCATAAAAAGACGACCTGACGCGCTGCCTGTTACAGTACGAATTCGTTGCTCATCGACAGAAAACTGCAGATCAACATCGATGACGCTCTCTTTGTCAACTAACGACTGACAAAGATTCGGCAAAGATTTAACGCCTGCCTCGCCGCTGATTCGTACTCCCCGCTCAGCTAATTTTCGCGGGTCAACTCTATTAGGTAATGGACCGTTTGACATAAGCGCGCAATTCTAGGGCCCGATGCCCCATCTGTCAAAGACTTTAGGGTTTAAATCCGCAATAAAACCGCTAATATTTGGGCCTTCATTTATTTAGGGTTAAAAAACAGATGAGAAACCTGATTTTAGCATCCAGCTCCCCTTTTCGTCGCCAGATTCTCGACAAATTAGGGCTGAAATACGAATGCATCTCACCGGAGATTGACGAATCTGCTCTGGAACAGGAAACACCGCATCAGTTAGTGGCCCGACTGGCTGAAGCCAAAGCCCGTAAAGTGGCCGAGACCGGTCAGAATGCTTTGATTATCGGTTCAGATCAGGTTGCCGTGCTGGGAGATGAGATTCTTGGCAAACCCCACACCCATGAGAATGCCGTACATCAGTTAAAAAAGCTGTCCGGGCACCGCGTGACCTTTCTCACCGGCTTGTCACTGGTTAACAGCGCAAGCGGTGAAGCTCAGACAGAGGTAGTCCCCTTTGACGTTGTGTTTCGTCCGCTCACGGACAGCATGATCGAAAACTATCTCAGGGCAGAACAACCCTATAACTGCGCCGGCAGTTTTAAATCCGAAGCGCTGGGGATTGTCCTGTTCGACAAACTCGAAGGTGAAGACCCGAACACCCTGATCGGCTTGCCATTGATTCGCCTGGTACGCATGCTCGAAAACGAAGGCCTGCAGGTTTTATAACCCGCAGCGTCAGCAGCATAAAAAAGGAGGGCCCCTGCCCTCCTTTATATTCGCGGTCTAACGCAGATGCGGCCCCTGACTGAGGCCAATCTGAGTCGATATAGCTCTGGTAACACTCACACCCAACTCATCAACAATCTGCTTCCAGGGTTCTGGCTGCGGTGTGTAATCGATTAGCTTTTCGGCCTGCACCACTTCCCGGGCCACATACCCGGTACTACCCAGACCATCAATCAGGCCCAGTTCGAGTGCTTGCTCGCCGGTCCAGACCAATCCGCTGAACAGCTTCGGATCATCTTTAATCCGATCACCA encodes the following:
- a CDS encoding TatD family hydrolase; its protein translation is MFIDSHCHLDKVDLSPYNHDFNAMLQAAFERRVNAMLCVSISLSQFGPMCELIQDNPAIFASLGVHPLNIDEGLATKEQLLALASQPQVVAIGETGLDYFYQDCPEQFALQQQSFQTHLEAAAELKLPVIVHTRDAREDTLALIKAHGNPESGGVLHCFTESWEMAKAALDMNYYISFSGITTFRNAEELRDVVRQVPLERILIETDAPYLAPVPHRGKKNEPKYVVEVAQCIADLKGVSLEQLAEQTSQNFYTLFSKAVAP
- the fabD gene encoding ACP S-malonyltransferase yields the protein MSQSLAFVFPGQGSQQVGMLAELADAHPVIKSTFAEASEVLGYDLWDLVQNGPEADLNQTDKTQPALLTSGVALWRLWQEQGGQMPALVAGHSLGEYTALVCAGAISFADGVNLVKLRGEFMQQAVPAGTGAMAAILGLADDAIEQACAEAAQGEVVSPVNYNCPGQIVIAGQKAAVERAIEGCKAAGAKRAVPLPVSVPSHCELMKPAAEKMAAELAKIEIKLPEIAVVQNVTAAVPASVDELKDNLLAQLYSPVLWTKSVQGMVDQGVESTVECGPGKVLSGLNKKIHKPLSVAAISDAAGLEKALGQ
- the mltG gene encoding endolytic transglycosylase MltG, which gives rise to MVWHDYQNYLAEPLDITGADVFEVRKGANYRQVIDDLEAITVGLNRYYMRFYGRHSGLAEQIKAGEYALAVGLTPRSFLQLVTSGRSINYSFTIIEGSNLKSLLESLAAAPHIEDDISALSVEALSDKLGLEHKHPEGLFLAETYSYEKNTPASVLLKRANNHLVTALDETWQKRAEKLPYKNAYEALIMASIVEKETARADERPVIAGVFVRRLNKKMRLQTDPTVIYGMGDDYKGNIRRSDLRKPTPYNTYVIPALPPTPIAMVGREAIEAALHPADGKALFFVAKGDGSHYFSATLKEHNAAVRRYQLSRRKDYRSSP
- the fabG gene encoding 3-oxoacyl-ACP reductase FabG, yielding MSIEGKVALVTGATRGIGKAIAEELGRQGAVVVGTATSENGAAAISAYLAESSVKGTGLVLDVADAESVAAVLKTVQDDFGTVEILVNNAGITRDNILMRMKDDEWDSVLNTNLNSVFRLVKGCLRGMTKARWGRIISVSSVVASMGNAGQANYAAAKSGMEGFTRALAREVGSRNITVNCVAPGFIDTDMTSGLAEEHKEALKSQIPMNRLGRPEEIAAVVGFLASQGGGYVTGESIQVNGGMYMG
- the pabC gene encoding aminodeoxychorismate lyase, producing the protein MPQETIAASDRGLSYGDGLFETIAVVNSRPRLLNAHLARLEKGLQRLRFPVGTLALVKEDLARLDFQGDQTLKITVTRGSGARGYAIPDPLQPSRILSLSPARQGMQLNRERGVRARLCQFRLGLNPALAQLKHLNRLEQVMARSEWDDPDVAEGIVCDLEGNLVEGTMSNLFWRQGSHWYTPDLSCCGVQGVMRDHLLGLFGKQGVVVEQGRYPAEVLTQADELFLCNSLIGIWPVTEFEAQRYEIGETVRRLQSVLSEDLHC
- the tmk gene encoding dTMP kinase translates to MSEQKKGRFLTVEGTEGVGKSTNIEFLCNLLRERGIEVVLTREPGGTPFAEELRELLLTPREEQISQDAELLLMFAARAQHIAHVIRPALERGAWVISDRFTDATFAYQGGGRGVDLHEIEILEKLVQKELAPELTLLLDLDVEVGLRRASARSAPDRFEQEKKAFFERVRTAYLQRAANDPQRFAIIDASQTLDLVQQQIAESVTRFLEQPV
- a CDS encoding radical SAM protein; the encoded protein is MMPVYPPIDYIEPVFRPPSEAGSLILQVTNGCSWNNCTFCEMYTLPQKKFRPKPQAEIEAEIKRCAAALGPVRKVFLADGDAMALSFKRLKEILLSIRQHLPSVRRVSSYCLPRNLLNKSVEELSELRELGLELMYVGAESGNNLVLEKIAKGETYDSTLEALLKIRQSGMRSSVMIINGMGGAAYSEQHALDSASLVNEAQPDYLATLVLFFRQGEAHFRKEFGGDFIACDQRQLIEEMQVLIGSLELEKTIFRSDHASNYLVLKGVLGRDKALLMQRIEAALNQSDSVFLRSEGMRGL
- the acpP gene encoding acyl carrier protein produces the protein MSNIEERVKKIIAEQLGVKEEEVTQEASFVEDLGADSLDTVELVMALEEEFETEIPDEEAEKITTVQLAIDYINAHQ
- a CDS encoding DNA polymerase III subunit delta' encodes the protein MSELVSAYPWFYERFSHLAGLHRNRRLPHALLLHGAAGIGKADFATAFSQYLLCQSPLENQSCGRCKSCELNAAGSHPDLYLLMPEEEGKQLKVDQIRALTEFIYSTPQQGGYRAVVINPADAMNVASANALLKMLEEPGRDTLIILVTSKLGQVLPTIKSRCQQIECHPPAEDEAINWLQAATELDAERARSVLHINRGAPKEALAYIEKDLAEERAQLIRGLADILKQRRSPLEVAQSWQKHDLELLLGWFYSLLTDVARGALCQDAESIRQDDARNMLTAVAKKTDPVRIFRLADKVHEERRAILQRQNPNKQLLLECILLEWAALLK
- the fabF gene encoding beta-ketoacyl-ACP synthase II, coding for MTRRRVVVTGMGMLTPVGNTVGESWQNLLSGKSGAAPITQFDAEPFTTRFSASVKQFDVAQYMSPKEARKMDLFIQYGMAAASQALEDSGLEITDTNAARIGCAIGSGIGGLPMIEKNVEVLSTSGPRRVSPFFVPGSIINMIGGNLAIKHGLKGPNIAITTACTTGTHNIGQAMRMIQYGDADVMLAGGAEMATTPLGIAGFAAARALSTRNDSPETASRPWDQDRDGFVLGDGAGILVLESYDHAVARGASIYCELAGFGMSDDAYHMTAPPESGEGAMLAMQNAIADASLNPEQIQYINAHGTSTPAGDIAESNAAKEVWGSAASSLRMSSTKSMTGHLLGAAGAVEAIISILAIRDQVAPPTINLDNPSEGCDLNYVAHQPQECRIDAALSNSFGFGGTNGSLLFKRI
- a CDS encoding PilZ domain-containing protein, which codes for MVAVPRLSHGILSLTIKTKEELYQAYLPYITNGGLFIPTLRSYHLGEEVFMLLELMEEGDKIPVTGKVIWVTPKGAQGGRTPGIGIQLSPDDSTLISKIETYLAGALSSGRKTNAL